A region of Ornithorhynchus anatinus isolate Pmale09 chromosome 5, mOrnAna1.pri.v4, whole genome shotgun sequence DNA encodes the following proteins:
- the PRELID3A gene encoding PRELI domain containing protein 3A isoform X2 produces the protein MKMWTSEHVFSHPWDTVIKAAMRKYPNPMNPCVVGVDVLDRCLDNQGRLHSHRLLSTEWGLPALVKAILGTSRTFTYIREHSVVDPVEKKMELCSTNITLTNLISVDERLVYTPHPENPEMTVLTQEAVITVKGISLGSYLESLMANTISSNAKKGWAAIEWIIHNSESAIS, from the exons CCATCCGTGGGATACCGTCATCAAAGCTGCTATGAGAAAATACCCAAATCCTATGAACCCCTGCGTGGTGGGAGTAGACGTGTTAGACAGATGTCTCGATAACCAGGGCCGACTACATAGTCACCGGCTTCTCAGCACCGAGTGGGGCTTGCCAGCTCTTGTGAAAGCG ATTTTGGGAACCAGTAGGACTTTCACCTACATAAGAGAACACTCTGTTGTAGATCCAGTTGAAAAGAAGATGGAACTGTGTTCCACCAAT ATCACACTCACAAATTTGATATCTGTTGATGAAAGATTAGTGTACACACCTCATCCTGAAAATCCTGAAAT GACCGTGTTGACACAAGAGGCAGTTATCACTGTGAAAGGAATTAGCCTTGGCAGCTATTTGGAAAGTTTAATGGCAAATACCATTTCATCCAATGCCAAAAAG GGGTGGGCTGCTATTGAGTGGATAATTCACAATTCTGAAAGTGCTATAAGCTAA